In the Helianthus annuus cultivar XRQ/B chromosome 11, HanXRQr2.0-SUNRISE, whole genome shotgun sequence genome, one interval contains:
- the LOC110889352 gene encoding protein C2-DOMAIN ABA-RELATED 4 produces MEHLLGLLRVHIHRGVNLAVRDVTTSDPYVVIRMGKQKLKTRVVKKNVNPVWDEDLTLSIAEPQPVTLEVYDKDTLSLDDKMGSAEFDIKPFVEAVKMHLGNLPNGTIITSVKPTRTNCLAEESHITWTDGKVVQDMVLRLQNVECGEVEIRLSWIDIPGSRGL; encoded by the exons ATGGAGCACTTGTTAGGTTTACTCAGGGTTCATATCCACAGAGGCGTAAACCTCGCCGTTCGTGACGTCACTACTAGCGATCCTTACGTCGTCATCCGTATGGGCAAACAG aaattGAAAACCCGAGTGGTTAAGAAAAACGTGAATCCTGTGTGGGATGAAGATCTCACTCTCTCCATCGCTGAGCCTCAACCCGTCACGCTT GAGGTGTATGACAAGGATACATTAAGTTTGGATGACAAGATGGGGAGTGCTGAATTCGACATCAAACCATTCGTCGAAGCTGTTAAGATGCATTTAGGGAATCTACCAAATGGCACGATCATAACCAGCGTGAAACCGACAAGGACCAACTGTTTGGCAGAAGAAAGCCACATAACATGGACCGACGGGAAAGTGGTCCAAGACATGGTTCTTAGGTTGCAAAATGTCGAGTGTGGAGAGGTTGAGATTCGACTTTCGTGGATCGACATTCCAGGCTCCAGAGGCCTCTAG